From a single Pseudophryne corroboree isolate aPseCor3 chromosome 6, aPseCor3.hap2, whole genome shotgun sequence genomic region:
- the LOC134934289 gene encoding gastrula zinc finger protein XlCGF52.1-like has protein sequence MSLPGEKPHLCSECDKSFTYKSHLLRHQRQHTGDRPFPCPECSKCFTQNSDLVLHQRSHTEEKPFQCSECSKCFTHKRNLVIHQMTHTGEKPFTCSECSKRFTQKQDLVSHQRTHTGEKPFQCSECSKCFTHKQELVSHQRTHTGEKPFQCSECSNCFTHKRNLVIHQMTHTGEKPFTCSECSKRFTQKQDLVSHQRTHTGEKPFQCSECSKCFTHKHELVSHQRTHTGEKPFQCSECSKCFTHKRGLVSHQMTHTGEKPFQCSECSKCFTHKRDLVSHQRTHTGEKPFQCSECSKCFTHKQDLVSHQWTHTGEKPFQCSECSKCFTRKQNLVIHQMTHTGEKPFTCSECSKCFTQKSHLVRHQKIHTRDKLFQCSECSKCFTHKRDLVSHQRTPTGEKPFTYFECSKNFSQKSHLVLHQRAHTGEKSFTVNVLNAARVL, from the coding sequence ATGAGTCTCccaggagagaaaccacatctgtgctctgaatgtgacaaaagctttacatataaatcacatctTCTCAGACATCAGAGGCAACACACAGGAGATagaccatttccatgtcctgagtgcagcaaatgttttacccaaaactcagatcttgttttacatcagaggagtcacacagaagagaaaccatttcaatgctctgaatgtagcaagtgttttacccaCAAGCGAAACCTTGTTATTCATCAGatgactcacacaggagagaaaccatttacatgttctgaatgcagcaaacgTTTTACCCAAAAGCAAgaccttgttagtcatcagaggactcacacaggagagaaaccatttcaatgctctgaatgtagcaagtgttttacccaCAAGCAAGAACTTGTTAGTCATCAAaggactcacacaggagagaaaccatttcaatgctctgaatgtagcaattGTTTTACCCACAAGCGAAACCTTGTTATTCATCAGatgactcacacaggagagaaaccatttacatgttctgaatgcagcaaacgTTTTACCCAAAAGCAAgaccttgttagtcatcagaggactcacacaggagagaaaccatttcaatgctctgaatgtagcaagtgttttacccaCAAGCATGAACTTGTTAGTCATCAAaggactcacacaggagagaaaccatttcaatgctctgaatgtagcaagtgttttacccaCAAGCGAGGCCTTGTTAGTCATCAGatgactcacacaggagagaaaccatttcaatgctctgaatgcagcaagtgttttacccACAAGCGAgaccttgttagtcatcagaggactcacacaggagagaaaccatttcaatgctctgaatgtagcaagtgttttacccaCAAGCAAGACCTTGTTAGTCATCAAtggactcacacaggagagaaaccatttcaatgctctgaatgtagcaagtgttttaccaGGAAGCAAAACCTTGTTATTCATCAGATGacccacacaggagagaaaccatttacatgttctgaatgcagcaaatgttttacccaaaagtcacatcttgttagacatcagaaaatTCACACAAGAGATAAACTAtttcaatgctctgaatgtagcaagtgttttacccaCAAGCGAgaccttgttagtcatcagagaactcccacaggagagaaaccatttacatattTTGAATGCAGCAAGAATTTTTCCCAGAAGtcacatcttgttttacatcagagagctcacacaggagagaaatcatTTACTGTAAATGTGCTCAATGCAGCAAGAGTTTTATAG